The nucleotide window GAATTTTAAAACTCGCCGTTTGATAATTTCAAATATAATTATAACTATTTATTCTGGATATTTTTTATTAGACATGTTATATGTTCTCTTTTTTTCTTTTTCAGACCCATCTTATGATTTAATAAGTGGTATGTTAAGTATTACTTTACTTTTGTTGATAGTATTAATTTCTATTTTGTGTTTAAAGAATTTAAAATCAAATCGGAGGATTAATAAAAAACATGCTCATATTAATTTTTTCTTGGGAATGGGAATTGTAATATTTTTTGGAATAACTCTAATGGGAGAAAATTTCAATGTTGAAGGCAGCATCATTGCTTTATATGCTGTTTTTACTAGTATGCTTGTGGGCATTCCATTTTATGTACCCAATATAATTATTCTTCAAACTATTAATGGATATAACAAAGTTGTAGGGCGACCAAAAACTCCTATTGACGCTTTTTCAAAGAGATTTAAAGACACATTTCATAATACTAAATATATTGGTGAAGGTGGATTCGCATGGGTATATCGCGTCACCAATATAGATGATAAAAAAGAATATGCAATAAAAATACCCAAAATAGACAAAAAAAATACAGGTAAAACCTTTGTGAAAGAAGCAGCAAACTGGAACCTCCTAGATCATCCTAACATCGTAAAAATACACAATATAAACATTATTGAAACACCTTACATTGAAATGGAATACTGTGACGGACCACTCAAAGAGGAAAAAATGGACCTAGCAGATAGTGTAAACATTATTTATGATTTAGCTGAAGGATTACGCTATGCACACAGCAAAAACATCATACATGGTGATATCAAGCCTTCTAACATTTTAATGAAAAATAATCAAGCAAAAATCAGCGACTGGGGACTAAGTAAATTGAAAACCGACAAATCAGTCACACTATCCGGATTTACCCCCCAATATGCAGCCCCAGAACAAATCTCAAGCGAATATGGTAAAGGCGATGAAAGAACCGACATCTACCAATTAGGAGGCGTCGCTTACATGCTACTCACAGGCCAACCACCACTAGCAGACTACACTCCAAACATTTATGAAGCCATTTTAAACCAAAAACCTGACCCTATAACCAAATACAACCCACAAGCCAAAAATATAGAACCAATCATAATGAAATGCCTAGAAAAACAAAAAAAAGACAGATACCAAAACATGAACCAATTAATCAAAGACCTCAACCAATACAAACTTACAATCACACAATTAAACAAAGATCAATCCAAGAGGTATCAAAAAAATTAATAAAAAATCACCGATAGGTGACAAATTTGAATTCAATTATGGAAAAACTGATGAATTTAGGATATAAAGGATACATCCTAATTATAGTGCCATATTTAATTTTAATTTTCACTAGAGATTATTATATAAATTTATGCATATTTATTGTTATTTATTTGATATTTTTGTTAATTACAATTGGCCAAATAAAAAAAGATGAAATAATTGGTAAATATGTGGAAAAATTCAGAACTTCCCGTTTAATATTATTAAATATCATAATATTATTTTTTTCAGGAATTTTTTTCTTAGATATAATCTCTGTTATTTTTATTCCAACTTCACAATCATTGGATTTAATAAGTAGTTTATTAAGTGTTATTTTTCTATCTGGGATGATTTTAATTTCTATTTTAAATTTAAATACTTTAATATCAAATAAAAGGATGCATAAAAGATATGCAAATATTATTTTTAACTTTGGGATTGGTATTGTAATATTATTTGGAATAACTACTCTAGGCGTGGATTTCACAATTGAAGGGGGTGTACCTTACGTAGAATCTGCAGTAATCACAAGTTTCATAACTGGTTTCGTATTGCTTATTCCAAGTATAGTAATTTTAAGAACTATTAACGAATATAATAATATTAAAGGATGGCCTAAAACTCCTATTGACGCTTTTTCAGAGAGATTTAAAGATATATTTTATAATACAAAATATATTGGTGAAGGTGGATTCGCATGGGTATATCGCGTCACCAATATAGATGATAAAAAAGAATATGCAATAAAAATACCCAAAATACACAAGGAAAAAACAGGAAAAACTTTTGTTAAAGAAGTAGCCAACTGGACTATTCTTAACCACCCCAACATTGTGAAATTACATGATGTGAACATTATTGAGACACCTTATATTGAAATGGAATATTGTGAAGATCAATTAGAAGAAAAAAAAAGAGAATTATCTGAAGCTATAAACATTATATGCGGTGTAGCTGCAGGTCTCCAATATGCCCATAGTAAAAATATAATTCATGGTGATATCAAGCCTTCTAACATTTTAATGAAAAATAATCAAGCAAAAATCAGCGACTGGGGACTAAGTAAATTGAAAACCGACAAATCAGTCACACTATCCGGATTTACCCCCCAATATGCAGCCCCAGAACAAATCTCAAGCGAATATGGTAAAGGCGATGAAAGAACCGACATCTACCAATTAGGAGGCGTCGCTTACATGCTACTCACAGGCCAACCACCACTAGCAGACTACACTCCAAACATTTATGAAGCCATTTTAAACCAAAAACCTGACCCTATAACCAAATACAACCCACAAGCCAAAAATATAGAACCAATCATAATGAAATGCCTAGAAAAACAAAAAAAAGACAGATACCAAAACATGAACGAACTAATTACAGATTTAAATTCCTATAAAAAAAATTTAATTCAATATAAAAAATGAGTTATGATATATTTTTTTGATTTTTTTCTATGAAATCCAAGTACCTTTCCCTAAAATCTTTTTCTTGCGATAATTTATCAATAAAAACCTGTTGTTTATCATAATCCTCTTGACGTTTTTCCAAAGCTTCTATCCTTTCATCCTTCCTTTTTGAATCCGCCCCCATAGTCTTAAGCTCATCACTGTCAACATCCCTTACTTTAGCATTATCAATGGAAAGAAGAGAAAGAGTTCTTAAATATAATTTCTTCAAATCATCTGGATTAGCCATCAGTAAGTACGGTCCTGTTCACTTATTTTATGACGTGCCATATAATCTGCAATTATTTTTTCACCGGTTTTATTGATAATTTTACTGATAAAATATTTTCTCATGGCATGGCTTCTCCAAAAAGCATAACTACCATTTTCTTTAGTAAAACCAACTTCTTGACCTGTTCTTCTAAAATTAGTTACAATACTATCACAGCTAAGTTCTCCACCATGTTTATTAACAAAAATTTTATCATAGATACTATGTACCTTAATATTTTCATTTCTCCCGTAACACCTCTCTTTTAAATAATTAATTAATTCACGAGTTAATTCAGGTGGCGAAAAAGTCTGGTGACGATATTTAACTTTTTTTCTTCTAATTGTAGGAACTAAAACCTCTTTTAGAATTAGTTCTTCATGAGAATAAAGATCATTTAGACTTTTCATGTCAACATCATAGCTTCACTTGCAGAATCTAAAAGGACTTTTATAGTAAGATTACGGGCTTCTTACTGGCCCATACCACTTAATGCCATTAAATAAATCAGTGCTCTTTTCAGAGGAGGTGCAACACCAATCATTTTAATAATATCTTTCTTCTTTAATCTTTTTCCTTGGTTTTTTTCAAGACCAAGATCACCTTTGTCCATCATAATTTCAGGCAAAATAATCTGAAAAGCTTTGTAAAAAGATTTTATTGCTGAAAAATATAAATTTACTGTACTAGGAGCTTTTCCTTCGTCTAAAAGCATCTTTTTAAATCAAAGTAAGTTTATTGTTACTTTACGATCCATAAATTCAATATTAGATAGGTTCTCTTTTTTAGCTTCAAGAAGTAATTCATTTAGTGTTTTCCCCATGAGAGCTTTATAAGCATTAACAGGTAACATATAGGTTTCTTGGGTTCCAGGGCTAATATTACGTATTAAAAACCATTTTTCTAATATATCATCATCTTCATTCTTCATCATATTAACTTAACCACTATTTGTAATAACTTTTCAATTTTTTTAAAATTATAGAAACAGTGCGGTTAAGTTAATGATACTTATCTTAACAATATCATCGCAATACTTTTTACAGCTGAAAAATTCATTTGTCCAAAAATATTACGACAATATGGTCAACATACGGAACTATTACGAAGTACACTTTACTCAACTTCAGATCATCAATTATTTGCATTTAAAATTAAAATATAATTTGGAATTTTGTGAATTAATCAATTATTTTCGCACTTTGATTCTATCTTAATATAATTTATATATTACTTACTACTGATAGTTTTATGATTCCCAGATCAATAGATTTTCAATTGAGTTCCTCTATTTGATAACCTCGAATCAAGAAATTTTAGGGAGAACAACATGAACAATAATTCCTGTTTTAAAACACTTTGTCCTAAATGCAAAACTATGAACCAATACAAGGCGCATTTCTGCCATAAGTGTGGTGAAAATTTAGAAAAATATCCAGAGAGTAAAACAAAAGTTACAGTACTAGATAGGGGAGGAATGCTATTTTAAGTGATTCAATATTTGAGATTAAAATATCAAGTGGGGATTAAATGGGTTCTGTAAACGAAATTAACTGTGATAATTGCTCTTTTTCAGTGAATACCTTGGATAACTTAACAATGATTGTTTGTAGCGAGAATTTAGATTATTTTGATAAATTATATTGTTTAAATTGTCAAAAAATTGTTAAGGTATGGCAACGTAAAAATGGCAAAGATACTGTTAGGAAATGTCCTGAATGTGGATCAAATGATGTTGTTTTAAAAATACCTGATGAAGTCAAAGTTAAATGCCCAAAATGTAATAATGGAAATTTAAAAAGTAAATTACTCATACTTACTGATTAAACTAAAAATTTGGACGAATTTAAATTAGGTCATGATCCAGAGCAGTTTTATCATAAAAAAAGAATTATCATGCCAGAAGATGATCCTAAAATAAGATTACTTGATAATTGGTTCTTTAAATAGGAATAAAGGAGGTTTTAGAATGAGGATGAAAGATGTCAGGCAATATGCAGGAAGATTCACTGGTAAAATGGTTAAACCATTAGATAAAGAGGATGTGTCTGAATTCCAAAAAGGGGATAAAGTGGTAGTTTTTCACTTGAAAGATTATTTAAAGTTTCTCGATGCTTTGGACACTGTTATGCATGGAACTGAAGAGGAAAGGGATGAAATAGTACATAGGTTAGGTATTAACTAAATTAGTGAGGCTGTTTTATAGAGGATATTATTTTTGTGATTATTACGACTTAATTTTAAAGTTAGGACTTTCTTTAATCTCCCAATTCATTACCAACCAAAATAATGATACTAATACTTCATTAAGTATTACACTAAATTCGAGAAGCTTTCATTATTATAATTTTCCATTTGATTCTCATTAGTAATTGATAACTTAGAGTATGACCAATAAAAACTGGTAATTGCCATGTCTGGAACAAATATAATTCTCGCCATGGATAATGATACTGAAGCTCTTAAAATCAACCAAATTCTTTCCTCAGGTAATTGCAGACCATTAACCTTATTTAACTGGAAAAATCCCCAGTGGGAAATTTCAAACAGTGAAAAAAATGGTCAACAGGTAAGTTCAGGAAACAGTACTTCAAATATGGTTGATACAACATCACTTGATCTAGATTCAGTTGATTTAATCATAATGGATGAAGAACTGCAGGAAAACATAGAACTAAAAACCTTTTTAGAGGGTTCAAATAACATTAATAGTACTTATAACATTCCTCGCATTTTAATTACCTCTAATTCTGATTGTAAGGATCCAGAAAGGATAGATTTGAAAGAAAAACAAATTTGTCTATCCAGACCATATAACCCCCGTGAACTTTTATTAACCGTGGAAAGCGCATTCTACAAGAAAAACATGGAACTGACACTAAAGGAACGTGAAGACCAGTACCGCATTTTAATTGAAAACGCAGATGACCCAATCGCCATGATCAACTACCAAGGTGAATTTCTCCTGGTGAATAAAAGCGCTGCAATTTTCTTCTCATGTGAAGAGGAAAAATTCCTGGGAAAAACCATGTGGGAAATCTTTCCCCAGGAACAGGCCGATTCCCAAATGAAAAGCATAAGAACAGTCATCGAAACGGGCACAGGGCGTATTATTGAAAGTAAAACCGTTATCAAAGGCAAAGAATACTATTTCAGCACCAATATTCAACCCATACCTGTAAAAAATGGGGGAATAGGAGCGGTGCAACTTATTGCTCGGGATATTACTCCAATGAAGAAGGTCCAGCATGCGCTGGAAAAAAGTGAAGAGAAGTTCAGGGAAGTTTTCAATAATGCTAACGATGGAATATCCCTCCACCACATTGATAATGGGTTACCTGGTAATTTTTGTGAAGTAAACGATGTGGTATGCCAGAGACTGGGCTACACTAAAGAAGAACTTCTTCTTATGGGTCCACAGGATATTATTAACAAAGAAACCAAAGAAAAAATGCCGGAAGTTATGAAAAAATTAAGTCTAAATAAAAGTGCCACTTTCGAAGCAGTGCAATTTACCAAGGAAGGGAAATTGATTACAACCGAGATCAGTAATCATCTTTTTGATTTACAGGGAAAAGAAATGATCATGTCCATAACCAGGGATATTTCCGAGCGTAAAAAATCTGAAAACCAACTATTACGAATACTGGCAGGAATAGAGGGCACAGGGGATGCTATAGGAATAGCAATGTCCGATGGTTCACATTTCTATCAAAACAAATCATTTAACAAACTGTTCGGTTACAAAGTGGAGGAACTGAACATTCCCATGGGTCCGGTGAAACTGTTTAAAGATAAGGAACTGGGCAGATATATATTCCAAACTATAATGAATGGGAATAGCTGGGATGGGGAATTGGAAATGACTGATAAGTCAGAGAGAATCTTCCCAGTACACATTCAGGCAAACGCCATTAAAAACAAAAATGATAGTGTTATTGGTTTAATTTACGTCCTGGATGATATCACAGAAAGGAAAAGGGTAGAATATGCCTTAAAAACCAGTGAGGAGAAGTTCAGAAACCTGGCTCAAACCGCAGTAGATGCCATTATCATTATTGATTGTGAAGAAAAGATTGTTTTCTCCAACAGCAGCCTGGAAAGAATTTTCGATTACAGGGAAGAAGAGATACTGGGTGAATATCTGGAAACACTCATTCCACAAAGGCACATGGAAGATTTCCAGGTAAAACTAGACTTTTTCCACCAGCATGACAGAGAATTGGGGAATGTTTTTGAGTCATTTGGTCTTAGAAAGGATGGTAGTGAATTCCCACTGGAAATGTCCCTCAATACATGGAAAACAGAGGGAGACGTGTACACCACATTAATCATTCGTGACATAACCCAGAGGAAATTAAATGAGTTCAAGTTTAAGATGAGGGAAGATATCTTCCAGTTAATGGCACATAACATCGAAGAGGTATTTTGGATCATTGACCCCCTTACTGGACAGATACTATACATGAATCCTGCTTATAAAAAGATCTGGGGTCAGAATATAGAAACCCTTTACCAGAACCCCAGATCCTGGATTGAATCCATGCACCCTGAAGATAAGGAGGAATTTATTTCCTATATTTTCGGGAAAAACGGCAGAACCATCAAGCACAGGGAAAATATCGAATGCAGAGTTATCCGTCCTGATGGAGAGGTGAGGTGGATAAAAGTCAGGGCTTTCCCAGTCATTAACCAGAACAAGGAGATCTACCGCAGGATTGGTATAGCCACCGATATTTCCAAGGTTCGAAATATGGGAAATAACATTGGAAAACAATGATAACGGAACAAGAAAGGTTACCTGTTATTTATAATGGTAAAATTGATTTTCACATTTTAAGGGTTCCAATTACTGTAATAAGCAGCTTAATTTAGCATACACTAACAATTTTGTAACTCCATCTTCTCTTTTTGTGATGATTTTCACAGTTACTGCTTAAAATTATAACTGTTTGTGAAAAGAATGTATATCTGAGGCAATAATCCAGCATGGTGATGAACAACATTACCATGGATAGTGAATATTGACTAATAGCAATTATTATTTATGTATTTTAAAAACTGGATATTGCCTTATCCACCGCCTTAACGGACCCCTGTCCTGAAGAGGAAGAAATCCGCCGCCTCTTCCTTTTCAGGAACCTTTTTCTATTTATTATCTTTCTATTTATTATCAAAAGAGAATATCTTTTCTAAGAGAATATCCTTCAATTAAATTCAGGATATAATACTATTAATTTTGAATTATACAGTACCTAAAGTGATAAACCCCATGAATACCATTTTCCTTTTTGTTTTACTAATTCTTTATTTGAATAATTTTTTTATACCCCTAAGAGCAATACTTAGACTATGAATTCTCCAGATAATGAACCAGGAATGGTTCTATTTACACTAGTCTGCCCGGAATGTGGAGTTGCAAACCCTGATAATTCCATGAATTGTATGGTTTGCGATAGAGATCTCACTAACATTGTCCTGTTTTTAGAGGATGACTCTTTTGACCTGGAATTAACAGGTGAATTTTTAATTGAATACCGGAAAAACTTCTGGGGCACCGAAAGAACAGGCAAAGTTATAAAGTACCCCTTAAGTGAAATAACAAATATTGAATACGGATCACCAATTACTCGTTTTAAATTTGATTATAATAGCAAAAGACAGGTAATACCATTAAAGAAAGAGAATATTGAAGTTTTGAAGGAAGTTCTTCCTAAAATTATTGATTGAAATTTCCAAACACATTGAGCATGCATATTAATAATATCAGATTTATAAACTATCCCCCATATCAATTAGCTTCTTTTTTAATCTTTTTCACAGCTCTATGAAAAGATATGTACTTTATTGATAGAAAGTTTTGAAGATAATTATTATTAATAAATGATGGATACATAAATATAATTATGTTTATATGAATAAAGGGGGTTATTTATATGAATTTAGAATTATTGTTTATTTTGCTAATTCTTTCAATAGTAATTCTATTTGTCTTCTTTTTGATCTATAAAAATCGAAATGACTTAGATGAAAGAAGTGGTGAAGAAAAAGTTGGAGAAGCTGCCCAAGAATCTCCGACTGATAAAACCACCAAATATTACAAATTTGACGGATACAAAGAACCTGAAAGTGAAAACGAATTATTAGAAGAATGTCAAGAAGCAACACCCGAAATTAGCCCCCCACAATATGACCCCGATAAGTCTATTGCTCAGAAAAAAACAAATACTGAAGGAAAAGAAAAAATTAAGGTTGAAATAGATAGAAAGGTAAAAATTCAATATACTTCTCCAATGGAATTGAGGGAACAATATTATTTATGGGTCTTATTTTTAAAAAAAGGCACTTATTCTCATAATGAAATAGAACTAAAAGAGCAAGAAGAGGAAATCAATTTTACTTCTGAAGATAAAGAACCACTAATCACTGTAATTCCCAGATCCCCATATTTTAACTTTTCCCCCTCTGAGCTCAAGATTATTATAAATGATGAGGATGAAATTGAAAACTATTTTAAAGTTAGACCTATAAACTTACCCCGAAATCCTGAAGTTGAAATAGCATTTGATTTTTTTTACAAAGGGAAACGTTTGAAGAAAGATCCAGTGAAAATAATTGTTATTATTCACGCCAAAGTGGCAGGAATATCGAGTAAATTTGGAGGATATATCACAGCAATTAGTGCCTCAATGGCTTTCTTACAAGCCACAATACAATCCTTAACATCAACTTTCAAATTTATGGGACAATTCCAGAATTATAACAGTTTTATGTCGATTTCAGCAATAATTTTCATTATAAGCATATTTTTCTTTGTTTTAGGAATATATTTACTTATTATTAGAGGTAAAACCAAAGATAAAAGTGCTAAAATATCAGAGAACATTATAATATCCAGTTAGCGCGTATAAAAGTAAATATCAAAAAAGTTCGTTTAATCGAAATATTTAAATAATAGAATAGCAGTAGATATGCATGTGTGTCTAGTACACACCAAAACCCATAGGTTTCAACCTTACCTTCAACTCTATTTTTGGTTGAAACCAGAAACGTGCTTCCAGAGATAAGCCATTTTTCCCCCCTACAAACCCCACTTATTCTCTGGAAGTTTCTGTTTACTATGAAATAATAAGATTATCAATTAAAATATTATTTTCATTCTGTTGACCTGTTTTCAGCAACTTTCATTTTCAGCTCAAAAATCAATGCCCATGCTTCTTCGACTTGGGGAGAAAATGTGGATGATGCCAGCTGTATAAAGCGTTCTAACGACTCAATTGCCTCTGGATATTCATCCAGGAAGTTGTGGGCTGAACCTTTACCTGCCCATGCCTGAGCATTATCTGGATTTAGTTCTGTAGCCTTTGTGAAAGATTCTAGGGCCTCTTTATATTTTTTTAAACCAAAAAGTGCAGACCCACGATTATTCCAGGTCCCATCATTATCTTTTTCCAGTTCCAGGGAGTGGTCAAATGAATTTATGGCCTCATCAAAACGGGCACGGGATGCATATAAAACTCCTAGATTAGACCATGCCTGGGCATTATCCGGTTCAAGATCAAGTGCTACCTCAAAGGATTCCTGAGCTTCATCCAGGAGCCCAATGCGGGAAAGTGCAACCCCACGAATATCCCATATCTTAGCATTATCCTGGTCCAGTACCAGTGCATCATCAAAGTATAAAAGAGCAGCTTTATAACTTCTCTGGGCGAAAAGTTCATTACCTTTCTTCAAAAGGGCAATTTTCTTTTTTTCATTCTCTTTTTCATCTTCTTTCTGCTGATTATCTTTAGGATCCAATTGAAATCACCAAGTAATCGTTACATATATTTTAAAAAAAAACTTAAAAAACAAAAGCATTACATTGAAATTTGTATGGATTAAAATAATCTTCTGATGGTTAATCTTTTTTTCCATTAAATTTTCCATGGCATACTTGGAAATTATTTAACCTATATGAAATTATTTAATCTATTATGGAATTATTTAACCTATTATGAAATTATTTAACCTTAAATTATTATTATTGAGAATTTATAACCTGTTTTTATGAAGCATAACCATATAAGTGGTGTGCGCACAGGAATTAGATATGGATATTTTTTCAATGTTTTTCCTGGCAGTTGGGTTGGCCATGGATGCCTTCAGTGTATCCATCACCAGGGGAATGATTCTTAAATGTAACCTGAAGTACGCCCTTACCATTGCCATATTTTTCGGTGCATTCCAGGCTTTGATGCCTGTGGCGGGTTGGCTGGCAGGGGAACAGTTAGCTGCACTGGTTGAAGTCTGGGCGCCCTGGATTGCATTCATCTTACTTGCCTTAATCGGGGGAAAGATGATCTACGAGGGATTACGAGAAGATGATGAAGAGGAGGATGTGTGCAGAGTTTTCTCCATCCGTGATATTTTAATTCTGTCAGTTGCCACCAGTATCGATGCCTTTGCAGTTGGTGTGACCTTTGCCTTTTTAAACACCCCCATTCTCCTACCCATACTGATTATCGGTCTGGTAACTTTCATATTATCATTTATAGGAGTATACCTTGGGAAAAAAGCAGGACATCTTTTTGGAAGCAAAATTGAGGTATTAGGAGGATTGATCCTGATTGCAATCGGGATTAAGATCCTTTTGGAAACCATGTTATAATTAAAAATCAATATCATTATGGAAAATAAAACCACATAATGAGAATTATCGCCTAATAATAAGAATTACTTCTCATAATAGAATTTAACTTTCATTAATATCATTAATCAGCTTTTACTATTGCCAGAACCAGGTCATCAGAATCTACTTCTGGTGAATTTATTTTTGATTTTATCTCATCTAAAATCTTTATTGGTGAAAGATCATGATTTTGAATAATTATCTGCTCCAGTAGTTCTTTCCCTGAAGATTCTGTCCCTTCTAAAGCTCGAATAACTCCGTCAGTATAGAATAAGAGTAAATCTCCATTTTCAATCTTCACTTGGTGTTTTTCAAGCTCAATATTTTCCAGTCGGCCCAGTGATTTAACCCCTTTTGCAAGTTCGCTTAACTGATTTGTTTTGTTCCTATAAATCAATGGAGGACTATGAGCGGCATTAACATAGGTAAAACAATGAGTTTTAGAGTCCAGTTCACCGTATAAAATAGTGATGAAGATTTCAGGACCAATGTCAACTGCAATCAGGTTGTTTAAATATTTTAAAAGAGTGGGAGGGTTCTGATTTTTTGCTTCTCCCCTGATTATGGTTCTGGAAAGTGCCATGAGCAGTGATGCTGGGAAACTGTCCCCGGTAACATCCGCAATAACAATACCTGTTTTTTCGGGTGATATGGATACGAAATCATAAAAATCACCCCCAACCTCACGTGCAGGGATGTTCAACGCTGCAACACTAAAATTTGGGATGGAGGGTAATTCTTCAGGTAGGAAGCTCTTCTGGATTTTACTGGCCACCTTCAGCTCATGTTTTTTACGTTCCAGTTCATCAAAATAAAGGTCCCTCTGCTTTATTGTTTCCCTTTCCCTAAGGAGGTTGGAAATAATGAATGCAAATATGAACATTCCCAGTGCATTGGAAACAATGATTGGTATGGTGAGCTCCTGCACCACTGCCAGTGCCATGGAATATGGTTTGGCAATGGCCAGGTTAATGAGAAGGTGCAGTGATTCCATTAAAATCGCAAAAACCACTGCCCAGAAGATTCCCACAAAGCGACGTTTGTTAATGAGGAATATTAAACCAGCGAATAATCCTGCCAGTATGGTGGCGATGGCACAGGGTACTGCTGTGAAACCACCCAAACTCAGACGGTACAATCCACCAATTAAACCTGCACCCAGTCCCACAATTGGGCCCCCTATGAGACCTGCCACCATGGGGCCCAGGTCACGTACATTGGCCATGGCACCGAAAACCTCCACTCCAGAATAGGTTCCGAAGATAGATATTGCCCCAAAAATGAGGATAAGAATTGCCTGGTTTTTAATGGTGAACTTTCCTTCAAGAACCTCAGTGAAAACGTTTAAACGGCTTACCACATAGGCAATAACCACAATCACACATGCTTTTTCCACCAGGACCAGGAGACTGTGTTCCACTGAGGACATGGGCATTTCATGAAATTGTAGAATTAAAAGAACACTTACACTGCC belongs to uncultured Methanobacterium sp. and includes:
- a CDS encoding serine/threonine-protein kinase encodes the protein MNLGYKGYVLIVVPYLVLIFTRDYYINLCVFLVIFSLILSITIFKIRKDEIIGKYVENFKTRRLIISNIIITIYSGYFLLDMLYVLFFSFSDPSYDLISGMLSITLLLLIVLISILCLKNLKSNRRINKKHAHINFFLGMGIVIFFGITLMGENFNVEGSIIALYAVFTSMLVGIPFYVPNIIILQTINGYNKVVGRPKTPIDAFSKRFKDTFHNTKYIGEGGFAWVYRVTNIDDKKEYAIKIPKIDKKNTGKTFVKEAANWNLLDHPNIVKIHNINIIETPYIEMEYCDGPLKEEKMDLADSVNIIYDLAEGLRYAHSKNIIHGDIKPSNILMKNNQAKISDWGLSKLKTDKSVTLSGFTPQYAAPEQISSEYGKGDERTDIYQLGGVAYMLLTGQPPLADYTPNIYEAILNQKPDPITKYNPQAKNIEPIIMKCLEKQKKDRYQNMNQLIKDLNQYKLTITQLNKDQSKRYQKN
- a CDS encoding serine/threonine-protein kinase codes for the protein MNSIMEKLMNLGYKGYILIIVPYLILIFTRDYYINLCIFIVIYLIFLLITIGQIKKDEIIGKYVEKFRTSRLILLNIIILFFSGIFFLDIISVIFIPTSQSLDLISSLLSVIFLSGMILISILNLNTLISNKRMHKRYANIIFNFGIGIVILFGITTLGVDFTIEGGVPYVESAVITSFITGFVLLIPSIVILRTINEYNNIKGWPKTPIDAFSERFKDIFYNTKYIGEGGFAWVYRVTNIDDKKEYAIKIPKIHKEKTGKTFVKEVANWTILNHPNIVKLHDVNIIETPYIEMEYCEDQLEEKKRELSEAINIICGVAAGLQYAHSKNIIHGDIKPSNILMKNNQAKISDWGLSKLKTDKSVTLSGFTPQYAAPEQISSEYGKGDERTDIYQLGGVAYMLLTGQPPLADYTPNIYEAILNQKPDPITKYNPQAKNIEPIIMKCLEKQKKDRYQNMNELITDLNSYKKNLIQYKK
- a CDS encoding PAS domain S-box protein — protein: MSGTNIILAMDNDTEALKINQILSSGNCRPLTLFNWKNPQWEISNSEKNGQQVSSGNSTSNMVDTTSLDLDSVDLIIMDEELQENIELKTFLEGSNNINSTYNIPRILITSNSDCKDPERIDLKEKQICLSRPYNPRELLLTVESAFYKKNMELTLKEREDQYRILIENADDPIAMINYQGEFLLVNKSAAIFFSCEEEKFLGKTMWEIFPQEQADSQMKSIRTVIETGTGRIIESKTVIKGKEYYFSTNIQPIPVKNGGIGAVQLIARDITPMKKVQHALEKSEEKFREVFNNANDGISLHHIDNGLPGNFCEVNDVVCQRLGYTKEELLLMGPQDIINKETKEKMPEVMKKLSLNKSATFEAVQFTKEGKLITTEISNHLFDLQGKEMIMSITRDISERKKSENQLLRILAGIEGTGDAIGIAMSDGSHFYQNKSFNKLFGYKVEELNIPMGPVKLFKDKELGRYIFQTIMNGNSWDGELEMTDKSERIFPVHIQANAIKNKNDSVIGLIYVLDDITERKRVEYALKTSEEKFRNLAQTAVDAIIIIDCEEKIVFSNSSLERIFDYREEEILGEYLETLIPQRHMEDFQVKLDFFHQHDRELGNVFESFGLRKDGSEFPLEMSLNTWKTEGDVYTTLIIRDITQRKLNEFKFKMREDIFQLMAHNIEEVFWIIDPLTGQILYMNPAYKKIWGQNIETLYQNPRSWIESMHPEDKEEFISYIFGKNGRTIKHRENIECRVIRPDGEVRWIKVRAFPVINQNKEIYRRIGIATDISKVRNMGNNIGKQ
- a CDS encoding tetratricopeptide repeat protein, with the protein product MDPKDNQQKEDEKENEKKKIALLKKGNELFAQRSYKAALLYFDDALVLDQDNAKIWDIRGVALSRIGLLDEAQESFEVALDLEPDNAQAWSNLGVLYASRARFDEAINSFDHSLELEKDNDGTWNNRGSALFGLKKYKEALESFTKATELNPDNAQAWAGKGSAHNFLDEYPEAIESLERFIQLASSTFSPQVEEAWALIFELKMKVAENRSTE
- a CDS encoding manganese efflux pump MntP family protein, translated to MDIFSMFFLAVGLAMDAFSVSITRGMILKCNLKYALTIAIFFGAFQALMPVAGWLAGEQLAALVEVWAPWIAFILLALIGGKMIYEGLREDDEEEDVCRVFSIRDILILSVATSIDAFAVGVTFAFLNTPILLPILIIGLVTFILSFIGVYLGKKAGHLFGSKIEVLGGLILIAIGIKILLETML